A section of the Macadamia integrifolia cultivar HAES 741 chromosome 9, SCU_Mint_v3, whole genome shotgun sequence genome encodes:
- the LOC122088850 gene encoding histone deacetylase HDT1-like: protein MEFWGVEVKAGQTLKVNPGDDKILHLSQASLGEVKKDKGNDSVPLYVNVGGQKLVLGTLSHEKCTQITFDLVFEKEFELSHNWKHGCVYFIGYKSVFPDESEDLSDFESDSEEEEIPLQATENGKPVQKKAKPATEKANAEKPDTSKAKPKVKIVEPEKSDKSKEEDDDEDDEDDSDEDESFDEDMLDAADGSEDDNESSDDEDEDTPTPKKVEQGKKRLLDSVAKTPASDKKAKLVTPQKTDGKKGGGHTATPHPNKAAVKTPVSSDKSKGPQTPKSPGQFSCKSCNKSFSSDNGLQDHNKAKHSGGK from the exons ATGGAGTTTTGGG GTGTTGAAGTCAAGGCTGGACAAACCCTTAAGGTTAATCCTGGTGATGATAAGATTCTACATCTCTCCCAG GCATCTCTTGGTGAAGTGAAAAAGGACAAAGGAAATGATTCTGTTCCTCTCTATGTGAACGTTGGTGGTCAGAAGCTTGTTCTTGGAACACTGTCTCATGAGAAATGCACTCAAATaacttttgatttggtttttgagAAGGAATTTGAACTATCCCACAACTGGAAGCATGGGTGTGTCTACTTCATTGGATACAAATCTGTTTTCCCAGATGA ATCGGAGGATTTATCTG ATTTTGAATCAGATTCTGAAGAAGAGGAAATTCCACTTCAAGCAACTGAGAATG GAAAACCTGTGCAGAAGAAGGCAAAACCTGCAACAGAAAAGGCTAATGCAGAAAAGCCTGATACTTCAAAAGCTAAGCCAAAGGTGAAGATTGTTGAACCCGAAAAAAGTGACAAAtccaaagaagaggatgatgatgaagacGACGAAGATGATTCTGACGAAGACGAATCATTTGATGAG GACATGCTTGACGCCGCGGATGGTAGTGAAGATGACAATGAGAGTTCAGATGACGAAGATGAAGACACCCCCACACCCAAGAAG GTGGAACAGGGTAAGAAAAGGCTGTTGGATTCTGTTGCAAAAACTCCTGCTTCTGATAAAAAGGCAAAATTGGTCACTCCTCAGAAAACAG ATGGAAAGAAGGGCGGTGGCCATACTGCAACACCTCACCCCAACAAGGCAGCTGTGAAGACTCCTGTGAGCAGTGACAAGTCAAAGGGACCACAAACCCCAAAATCCCCTGGACAGTTT